The following coding sequences lie in one Porphyromonas asaccharolytica DSM 20707 genomic window:
- the dnaX gene encoding DNA polymerase III subunit gamma/tau, producing MRRLTQTMITLRQMSDNFVVSARKYRPQTFDEMLGQEAICLTLKSAIKQGKIAHAYLFCGPRGVGKTSAARILARTINCEQLTPQGEACGVCPNCQAALHQRAFNIYELDAASNNSVDDIRRLNEDVYIRPQQGKYKVYIIDEVHMLSSGAFNAFLKTLEEPPGYVVFILATTEKDKVLPTILSRCQVYDFKPIPPEQIAEQLRRVADAEGLQYDPRSFDTIARIADGGMRDALSLFDRLASTAQNGVISYEQTLQTLNILDDEYYFYFTTYLYSGDYKRTLLLLDELLGKGVAMRQLIIGLADFMRNLLVARSPETVQLFPYTGVHAERFMTLAQQIHPLFLYKSISKLVACERNYRSSQAKRLLVELTLMGISEMCGAFKNATVAPATAAPAPAPSSSQSSSTAPAAPTAPATTAPQESSVQTPQATYQATPTPSEKKKSPQLATSQPKQYAPKGSSLRISALKRQAQESLTAQEASATQADEDSDATESGQRNEPVTPDELLKWWFAFADEELTDDAYLSQLLHTVTPELQPPHGLKVSLVSNIQLESFERIERSLLRYLKAKLHNDHLTLTTEVAAVEQTQHASTAQERAAYYAEHYKEVAYLTKTLGLRIK from the coding sequence ATGAGGAGGCTCACTCAGACGATGATAACCCTAAGGCAGATGAGTGACAACTTTGTAGTATCAGCGCGTAAGTACCGCCCGCAGACTTTCGATGAGATGCTCGGGCAGGAGGCTATATGCCTCACGCTCAAGAGTGCTATCAAGCAAGGCAAGATAGCTCACGCTTACCTTTTCTGCGGTCCTCGTGGTGTGGGTAAGACCTCGGCAGCTCGTATCTTAGCTCGCACGATCAATTGCGAGCAGCTCACCCCGCAAGGGGAGGCGTGTGGCGTATGCCCCAACTGTCAGGCGGCTCTGCATCAGCGAGCGTTCAACATATACGAGCTAGATGCTGCTTCCAACAACTCGGTCGACGATATACGCCGTCTCAACGAAGATGTCTACATACGTCCACAGCAAGGCAAGTACAAGGTCTACATCATCGACGAGGTGCACATGCTCTCGTCGGGCGCATTCAATGCTTTTCTCAAAACGCTTGAGGAGCCACCAGGCTATGTGGTCTTTATCCTAGCTACAACTGAAAAGGACAAAGTCCTCCCTACCATCCTCTCACGCTGTCAGGTGTACGACTTCAAGCCGATACCGCCAGAGCAGATCGCTGAGCAGCTGCGCCGCGTGGCAGATGCGGAGGGGCTGCAGTACGATCCGCGCTCTTTCGACACGATAGCGCGGATCGCCGACGGAGGTATGCGCGATGCGCTCTCGCTCTTCGATCGCTTGGCCAGTACGGCACAGAATGGTGTCATCTCTTACGAGCAGACGTTGCAGACGCTCAACATACTAGACGACGAGTACTACTTTTACTTCACCACCTACCTATACAGTGGAGACTACAAGCGTACACTCTTACTCCTCGATGAGCTCCTCGGCAAAGGGGTCGCCATGCGACAGCTGATCATCGGACTAGCAGACTTTATGCGCAATCTACTGGTGGCACGAAGCCCAGAGACGGTGCAGCTCTTCCCCTATACAGGTGTTCATGCAGAGCGATTTATGACGCTAGCGCAGCAGATCCACCCGCTCTTTCTCTACAAGTCTATCTCCAAGCTGGTCGCCTGCGAGCGTAACTACCGCTCATCGCAAGCTAAGCGTCTCCTAGTCGAGCTGACACTGATGGGAATCTCGGAGATGTGTGGCGCCTTTAAGAATGCTACGGTCGCCCCTGCGACGGCAGCGCCAGCGCCAGCTCCATCGTCTAGTCAGTCCTCCTCGACAGCCCCGGCTGCTCCTACTGCCCCAGCGACTACAGCACCACAAGAGAGTAGCGTGCAGACGCCACAAGCCACCTATCAGGCTACACCTACACCCAGCGAAAAAAAAAAGAGTCCTCAGCTAGCGACTAGTCAACCGAAACAATACGCTCCAAAAGGCTCCTCCCTACGCATCTCGGCTCTCAAGCGTCAGGCGCAAGAGTCGCTCACGGCGCAAGAAGCCTCTGCTACCCAAGCAGACGAAGACTCAGATGCTACAGAGTCTGGACAGCGTAACGAGCCCGTCACGCCTGATGAGCTTCTCAAGTGGTGGTTCGCATTTGCCGATGAGGAGCTGACAGACGATGCCTACCTCTCACAGCTACTCCACACGGTGACACCAGAACTACAACCACCTCATGGACTCAAAGTCTCCTTGGTGAGCAACATACAGCTGGAGTCGTTCGAGCGGATCGAACGCTCTTTGCTGCGTTACCTCAAGGCTAAGCTACACAACGATCACCTCACACTAACGACAGAGGTCGCAGCCGTTGAACAGACGCAGCACGCCTCCACGGCACAAGAGCGTGCGGCTTACTATGCCGAGCACTACAAAGAGGTGGCTTACCTGACGAAGACGCTCGGTCTCCGCATCAAGTGA
- a CDS encoding AI-2E family transporter, protein MTTNSKVPNDSSQSSSTTQCCNQISPEDLTHSRTKLGEPVYKVSFWTPRTSLITLILLLLLIIGKHSLPYMSGVLGALTIYVLLRGQMKWLVERKRWGRNWAASLLTVEAIFFFLIPLLGIVLMLIDLFSAFDPESLNVLTTQAQDVVKQVEERFGIELWSNENIQKLTSFSTSLVKGLLQGMSSFFLNAFIILFLLYFMLRGYDQFEAAVEELLPFTECNKKTVSNETISIVKSNAIGIPLLAIVQGVFAYIGYLIFGVDNALLFAVLTTFTTIIPVLGTMLVWIPIAVVMGINGDWLNAILLALYGFIVIGGVDNVARLLLQKQMANIHPLITIFGVFIGLSLFGFWGVIFGPLILSLIVLFINLYRHDFVPGSKAKPTASTELQETKSLERLSKIVQNNGLSALSKSEQERYEEAHSDDDNPKADE, encoded by the coding sequence ATGACAACAAATAGCAAAGTCCCTAACGACTCCTCTCAATCATCGTCTACGACCCAGTGTTGTAATCAAATCTCTCCCGAAGACCTGACACATAGTCGTACGAAGCTTGGAGAGCCTGTATATAAAGTCTCCTTCTGGACCCCTCGCACCTCTCTGATCACGCTGATTCTCCTCTTGTTACTGATCATCGGTAAGCACTCCCTCCCCTACATGAGTGGCGTGCTGGGAGCCTTGACGATCTATGTCCTCCTACGAGGTCAGATGAAGTGGCTCGTCGAGCGCAAGCGATGGGGCCGCAACTGGGCGGCATCGCTCCTGACGGTAGAGGCTATCTTTTTCTTTTTGATACCACTACTGGGGATTGTTTTGATGCTGATCGACCTCTTCTCCGCTTTTGATCCTGAGTCACTCAATGTGCTGACGACACAAGCGCAGGATGTGGTCAAACAAGTGGAGGAGCGCTTTGGCATAGAGCTCTGGAGTAATGAAAACATACAGAAGCTGACGAGCTTCTCGACCTCTCTCGTAAAGGGGCTGCTGCAAGGGATGTCTTCATTCTTTCTAAACGCCTTTATCATCCTCTTCCTCCTCTACTTCATGCTACGAGGTTATGACCAGTTTGAAGCAGCGGTGGAGGAGCTCCTGCCCTTTACAGAGTGCAATAAGAAGACGGTCTCTAACGAGACCATTAGTATCGTCAAGAGCAACGCTATCGGCATCCCGCTCTTAGCTATTGTACAGGGAGTCTTTGCTTACATAGGCTACCTGATCTTTGGGGTAGACAATGCGTTGCTCTTTGCGGTGCTGACGACCTTTACGACGATCATCCCTGTGCTCGGCACGATGCTCGTGTGGATCCCGATAGCAGTCGTCATGGGGATCAATGGGGACTGGCTCAACGCTATCCTACTAGCTCTCTACGGCTTCATCGTCATCGGCGGCGTGGACAATGTGGCTCGCTTACTCCTACAGAAGCAGATGGCAAACATCCACCCGCTCATCACGATCTTCGGAGTCTTCATCGGTCTCTCGCTCTTCGGCTTCTGGGGAGTCATCTTCGGGCCGCTGATCCTCTCACTGATCGTACTCTTTATCAATCTCTATCGTCACGACTTCGTCCCTGGATCGAAGGCTAAGCCGACTGCCTCTACGGAGCTTCAGGAGACGAAGTCTCTCGAGCGTCTCTCCAAAATCGTTCAGAACAATGGTCTCTCAGCTTTGAGCAAATCAGAGCAGGAGCGCTATGAGGAGGCTCACTCAGACGATGATAACCCTAAGGCAGATGAGTGA
- the pyrF gene encoding orotidine-5'-phosphate decarboxylase — MNREQIIAQIRAKRSYLCVGLDPDIQKLPPHLLKGDNPILDFNKAIIDATAQYAIAFKLNLAFYETLGAFGMQVFGDTVEYIRQNYPEQLIIADAKRGDIGNTSKMYARAFYENFKVDALTVAPYMGSDSVLPFLEYSDKWVILLALTSNQGAQDFQMLHTGEETCLFEQVLRTALSWEGADHIMFVVGATQSNLMERVRAVAPNAFLLVPGVGAQGGSLEAVAEHAMTSDCGLIVNSSRGIIYAGNDERFASAAAQAASDLARQMEQTLLDKGIID; from the coding sequence ATGAATCGCGAGCAAATCATAGCACAAATACGAGCCAAGCGGAGCTACCTCTGCGTGGGTCTTGATCCAGATATACAGAAGTTGCCTCCGCACCTGCTGAAGGGGGATAATCCTATTCTGGACTTCAACAAAGCGATCATCGATGCCACAGCACAGTACGCTATAGCCTTTAAGCTCAACCTAGCTTTCTATGAAACGCTCGGAGCCTTCGGCATGCAGGTCTTTGGCGATACGGTGGAATACATACGTCAGAATTATCCTGAGCAGCTGATCATCGCCGATGCTAAGCGTGGTGACATAGGCAATACGAGCAAGATGTATGCGCGTGCCTTCTACGAGAACTTTAAGGTCGATGCGCTCACCGTGGCTCCCTACATGGGTAGCGACAGTGTGCTACCTTTCCTAGAGTATAGCGACAAGTGGGTGATCCTACTAGCCTTGACGAGCAATCAGGGGGCGCAGGACTTTCAGATGCTCCATACGGGCGAGGAGACTTGCCTCTTCGAGCAGGTACTCCGGACGGCTCTAAGCTGGGAGGGTGCGGACCATATTATGTTTGTCGTAGGAGCTACGCAGAGCAATCTGATGGAGCGTGTGCGGGCGGTGGCTCCTAATGCGTTCCTCCTCGTACCTGGTGTAGGTGCTCAGGGTGGTAGCCTGGAGGCGGTCGCAGAGCATGCGATGACGAGCGACTGCGGGCTAATCGTCAATAGTTCGCGTGGTATCATCTATGCCGGCAATGACGAGCGCTTTGCATCGGCTGCTGCGCAGGCTGCCTCTGACCTAGCACGCCAGATGGAGCAGACGCTCCTAGACAAGGGTATCATAGACTAA